From the genome of Candidatus Hydrogenedentota bacterium:
GCAGGCGACTGGAGTCGTACCATGAAAGATTACCTCACTTACAACGGCTACGAAGCCAAACTGGAGTATGACGCCGAGGATGATTCGTTCTTCGGCATTGTCACCAACATCCAGGACACAATTCACTTTCAGGGCCGGTCCATCAAGGAACTGCGCGACGAGTTCAAGAACTCCGTTGAGGTCTACCTGAAGCACTGCAAGAAAATAGGGAAGGATCCCAACAAGCCCTATTCAGGCAAGTTCGTATTGCGGGTGCCACCGGAGCTTCACCGGCGGTTGGCGGAATCGGCCCGGGAGGCCAACGAAAGCCTGAATGCCTTCGCCACGCGGGTGCTGCAAAATTCCGGCTCATTGAAGACGCCTTAGGTTGTCGGCGGATCTTGACTTCCGTGTCGGATTTCCCTAGTTTGAACGGCAGATAAATCTCCGGCCATTTCAGGAATCCGTCCATGAACGCTTTCTCCCGACTTCTCATCGTGCTGCTCGTGCTGCCCGCCGCTCTCGCCTGCGCCGAAGCTGGCCCCGGCATGCGGCCGAACATTATCCTAATCATGGCGGACGATCTGGGCTATGGCGATCTCGGCAGCTATGGCCAGCAGCGTATTCAGACGCCCCACCTGGACCGTCTGGCGGCGGAGGGCACGCGCTTCACCCAGTTCTATGCCGGTTCTTCCGTGTGCGCGCCGAGCCGATGCTCCTTGATGACCGGCATGCACAATGGTCACAATCGCGTGCGCGACAACATCCCCCATGGAATTTTCCTTCGCCCGGACGACGTCACCGTGGCCGAAGTGCTCAAACAGGCCGGCTACACCACGGGCGCGATTGGCAAGTGGAGTCTGGGCAACCCTGGCTCGTGGGGCGTGGCGAACTGGCAGGGCTTCGACTATTTCTACGGCCACCTTGATCAGGATCAGGCCCATTTCTATTACCCCGATTACCTCTGGGAGAATGATCGCATCGTAGAGTTGCGCGGCAACCGCGGAGGCAAGACGGTCGACTATACACACGATTTCTTCACGAAGAAAGCCCTCGGGTTTATCGAGGCGAACAAGGACCGGCCCTTTTTCCTCTATCTGCCCTACACCATTCCCCACAGCTCCGACTATCCCAAGAAAACTCCGGAGTCACAGATTGTCCCATCCGATGAACCCTACACCGGCGAAACCTGGCCCCAGACCGAGAAAAACTTCGCCGCCATGATTACGCGCATGGATCGCGATGTGGGCCGCATCGCAGACCTGGTACAGCGGCTGGGCCTCGACAGCAACACCCTGATCCTCTTCACCAGCGATAACGGGCCCGACCCCAGCGACAGCCATGATGTGGAATTCTTCGACAGCAACGCCGCCCTGCGCGGCCACAAGCGCGATCTGTACGAGGGTGGCGTCCGCGTGCCCATGATCGCGCGCTGGCCCGGCCGGGTGCCGGCAGGCAGGACGAGCGAGCAGGTCTGGGCCCACTACGACCTCCTGCCCACCCTGGCCGAGCTTGCGGGGCTGGGCGCGCCAGAGGGCGTCGACGGTATCTCCATGCGCCCAGCCCTTACGGGCGAGGAGCAAAAAGCGCAGCACGAGTTTCTCTACTGGGACTACGGCCACTGCCGCGAAACCTACCTGCAGGCGGTCCGCCTGGGCGACTGGAAGGCCGTGCGCAACGGGAAAGACGCGCCGATGGAACTCTACGATCTGAAAAGCGATACCGGCGAATCGAAGGACGTCGCGGCGGCGAACCCGGAGGTGGTGCGCGCGGTGGAGGCCGTCATGGCCGGTGCGGTGACACCTTCGCCGGATTACCCGATCGGCGAGATCTATCAGCGAGCGCCGTGAGTATTTCGTTTCCAGATATCACAGAGGGGCTGGACAATAACCTTTACAAAATTCATTCATGCGAGGGATAATAGCTGTAGAGCCCGTACACGGGCCGCTGCCGCTTGCCGCGCTCAGGAGCGCGACCCGACAGCACGACGCCGTGCGGGTGAAGCGCCCGGGTCCCAGCCAATGCGGCCCGCCGGCGAAAGGAGAGCACCATGGCACCGCGGCAATTTCTCTTTTTCCTCCGGTGGGCGGCGGAATTCCACAAGGATCTGCGCGAGTTTTATGAGCGCAAGAGCAAGGAAGTTCTTTCCCCGGAGGTGGAAACCCTGCTCCAGTATCTTTCCCGTCACGAGGGCTCCCTTGCCGAGATTATCGAGGCCTATGAGGACGACGCACCCCAGGCGATTCTGGATGCGTGGTTCAAGGTGGCGCCGGAATTGCGCGCGGTGAAGCAGCCCGCGGATCTGGAGTTCGCCCCCGACGCCACGGTGGACGAAGTCATCGACAAGGCGCTGGAAATGGACGAGAGCCTGATCTCGGTCTACCGCATGCTCATCCGCCAGGCCGTTCCCGAGCGGCTGCGCGAGGTTCTGCAGAATCTTGTCGAAGAAGAAGAACGCGAGGAGAAGCGCCTGCTCAAGAGCCGGCGTTGATCACGGAGCTTTCTCCTTTCCAATCGCGTCCAACACCACAGCCTCCAATTGCCGCCCAACGGCCTCAGGCTCATGCTCCCGCTCCACTTTGGCCCGGGCCGCCGCGCCCAGTCGGCGGCGCAGCTTTGGATCCAGCATGAGGCGGATCAGGGCGTCGGTGAAGGCGGTGAGGTCGTCATCCGGCACGATGAGCGCGTCCACCTCGTGGGTCAGCGGATAGGCGGCGCTCTGGCACGCCACGATGGCCTTGCCCGCCGCCATGGCGTTGAGCAGTTTGATCGGATAGCCCGACCACGACACCCGCGGCAGCGCGAGCACGGAATCTTCCGCCAGCACGCGATGGAGTGAATCGAAGCCCTTCACGGACACCACGTCCGCATCGGGGAAGCTGGCCTCTTCCGCCGTGGCAATGCGCAGCCGCGCCTCGGGGAAACGCCTGCGCACGCGCTCCATCGAAGCAAAGAGCAGCCCGAGATTCTGGTAGGCGTCCAGATTGCCCGTATACAGCACGGGCGGCAGGGCTTCGCCAACGGCGCAGACCTCGAAATCCCGGGCGTCCAGCGGCGGGGGAATGACGGTGACTTTATCGTGGGCGCAGCCCCGCACCACCAGGTGCCCCGCCAGGCGCTGGTGCGGCGCGATGACGCGATCGGCCCGCCGCGGAAAGGTGCGATCCAGCCAGCGCCCCAGTTTCGCCGGGGCCGCCGTCCAGCGGAAATAGTAGGGGAGCTCGTCCGACATGGCGTTGTGGGCGTGATAGATCAGCGGGCGTTTTCCCGCCGCCAGGCCCACCAGGAGGGCTTCGTAGTTGTGGGCGATCACCGCATCGATGCGATGGCGCTCCACCACCCGCCGCAGTTTCAACACCATGGCGAGATCCTGGAAGGGCTTCGCCAGTGAAGGGCCCGCCGCCGTCTTGCCCTCGCCGGGGATCCGGCGACATCGGTGGATCGTCAGGCCGCTCGTGTCCCGGCCCTCACCATAGCCATACACCACCAGATGAACTTCGTGGCCCCGGTCCTGCAGGGCGAGGGCGTTGTCGCGGATGAACACCTGCGAGCCCTGGGGCACCGGAAAGGGACAAGCGCCCACGAGTGCGATGCGAAGCTTCATAGGCGGGTGCCACGTACGAATGTGGCCGCGCGACGGGAAGTATCCAAATGTGTCTCGGGGGTGTCACCCCCACACGCGGGAGCCAAAGCGACCAAGTTTGCGGGTGCCGTGCGGCGGGAGTGGACTGAGCACCCTTCAATTACCGAAGCGAGGAATCCTGGCAGAGGAACCCGTGGTGTCGTCAGGTGTCGTAGTCCCGTCACCCGTAAGCTCCCCCGCTGCGCTCCGCCGCGTACGGGTGGCACCCCGTGGCTCACTTTTCTAACGCAGTTCATTCCAAATACCCCAGTGCGCGCATGCGCTCCACCATGATGGCTTCTTCCTCCTCGGTATAGGAAGAAGAGCCCCGTTCGTACGCGATCTTGCGAGAGTCGAAGCCTTCGCCCAGCAGGGATCGCCCGTCCATTGCCGGACCCGGCGCCCCGAGCACCGCCAGCACGGTAGGCGCGATATCCGCCAGCGACGCGGCTGTTGCGCGCGTACGCTCGGAGAGCAGCAGCACCCCTGTGTCGCGGTGCGTGCCATTCATACCGCGTTCCTTGCCGCCAAGGTGCTCATCGTCGCGGATGCGGCGGAAGGGGGGGCCGCCCGGCGTGCTTCTAAGGCAGGAATGGGCGTAGCCATTCTCCAGCGCGAGCTCCAGGATAATGTCCGGCGCGCGATGCACCTCGGGGCCGCTGAAGATGGCTTCGCGCCGCCAGGCATGGCGTACACAGTCCCACGACTCCAGTTGGCTGCACAAGTGCTCGGCAAGCGCGATGCGCCGGGTCGGATCTGCTTCGTTCAACCGAATCGAGGGGAAGTAGTTTAACTCTTCCGACCACGCTGTTGTGCGGCTCCAATCGATGCGCCCCAGGCGGGATTGGGCCTCGGCCTTCGCGGCAAGGCCGGCAAATCGACGAAAGAGATGACCACGCCACCGCTCCGGCACGAGACCCAGCGCGGCACGCTTCAGCAGGCTATCACGGCCCGCCGCGTTCCAACGCAGATAGCCCTTTTCCGCCAGCCAGTTGTTCAAATGCACCACCCCGGTGCCCGCGCCGCCAAAGCCGTGATCGGAAACAATGCCCACGACCACATCCTCGCCCGCAGCCGCGATCAGGCGCCCCACCGCCGCGTCGAGTCGTTGGTAGACCTGCAAAATCGCCGATTCAAATCCGGGGCGGTGGCGCGGCGATTCAGGGTCGTGAAAGAGCCAGAAATGGTGCGACACCGTGTCCGATTCGCCGAAGACGGCCATGAAGAAATCCCAGGGTTCCTCGCGCAGCAGCGACTCGGCAATGGCGCACTTCCGCTCCACGCCCGCGAGCAACTTTTCCGGCGCCATGGCGTGCCAGCCGGGCCCGATGTGATGTTCCTGAAAATCGGCGAAAGGCCAATCCCGCACAGCGACATAACGTTCCGGCGGATAGACAAAACTGCGATCCACCCCGGTGGTCACGGGCGAATCGAAACCCGAGACCATCAGCCCGTTGATTGGCTCCGGCGGATAGGTGCCCGGTACACCGAGGACACACGAGCGCTTGCCCGCGGCGTCCAGCATATTCCACAGCGCGGGCGCGGCGCGGTCGCCGCTGTTGACGAAGCGCAGCCCGCGCTCCGGTGTAATCTCGGTGAAATCGAAGATACCATGGCGACCGGGGTTGACCCCCGTGACGCACGTGGTCCATGCGG
Proteins encoded in this window:
- a CDS encoding type II toxin-antitoxin system HicB family antitoxin; this translates as MKDYLTYNGYEAKLEYDAEDDSFFGIVTNIQDTIHFQGRSIKELRDEFKNSVEVYLKHCKKIGKDPNKPYSGKFVLRVPPELHRRLAESAREANESLNAFATRVLQNSGSLKTP
- a CDS encoding arylsulfatase translates to MNAFSRLLIVLLVLPAALACAEAGPGMRPNIILIMADDLGYGDLGSYGQQRIQTPHLDRLAAEGTRFTQFYAGSSVCAPSRCSLMTGMHNGHNRVRDNIPHGIFLRPDDVTVAEVLKQAGYTTGAIGKWSLGNPGSWGVANWQGFDYFYGHLDQDQAHFYYPDYLWENDRIVELRGNRGGKTVDYTHDFFTKKALGFIEANKDRPFFLYLPYTIPHSSDYPKKTPESQIVPSDEPYTGETWPQTEKNFAAMITRMDRDVGRIADLVQRLGLDSNTLILFTSDNGPDPSDSHDVEFFDSNAALRGHKRDLYEGGVRVPMIARWPGRVPAGRTSEQVWAHYDLLPTLAELAGLGAPEGVDGISMRPALTGEEQKAQHEFLYWDYGHCRETYLQAVRLGDWKAVRNGKDAPMELYDLKSDTGESKDVAAANPEVVRAVEAVMAGAVTPSPDYPIGEIYQRAP
- a CDS encoding alkaline phosphatase family protein, translating into MARFLLIGLDGAEPSLVGPWMDAGLLPNLAALRARGAFLPLASTQPPVTFPAWTTCVTGVNPGRHGIFDFTEITPERGLRFVNSGDRAAPALWNMLDAAGKRSCVLGVPGTYPPEPINGLMVSGFDSPVTTGVDRSFVYPPERYVAVRDWPFADFQEHHIGPGWHAMAPEKLLAGVERKCAIAESLLREEPWDFFMAVFGESDTVSHHFWLFHDPESPRHRPGFESAILQVYQRLDAAVGRLIAAAGEDVVVGIVSDHGFGGAGTGVVHLNNWLAEKGYLRWNAAGRDSLLKRAALGLVPERWRGHLFRRFAGLAAKAEAQSRLGRIDWSRTTAWSEELNYFPSIRLNEADPTRRIALAEHLCSQLESWDCVRHAWRREAIFSGPEVHRAPDIILELALENGYAHSCLRSTPGGPPFRRIRDDEHLGGKERGMNGTHRDTGVLLLSERTRATAASLADIAPTVLAVLGAPGPAMDGRSLLGEGFDSRKIAYERGSSSYTEEEEAIMVERMRALGYLE
- a CDS encoding glycosyltransferase family 4 protein is translated as MKLRIALVGACPFPVPQGSQVFIRDNALALQDRGHEVHLVVYGYGEGRDTSGLTIHRCRRIPGEGKTAAGPSLAKPFQDLAMVLKLRRVVERHRIDAVIAHNYEALLVGLAAGKRPLIYHAHNAMSDELPYYFRWTAAPAKLGRWLDRTFPRRADRVIAPHQRLAGHLVVRGCAHDKVTVIPPPLDARDFEVCAVGEALPPVLYTGNLDAYQNLGLLFASMERVRRRFPEARLRIATAEEASFPDADVVSVKGFDSLHRVLAEDSVLALPRVSWSGYPIKLLNAMAAGKAIVACQSAAYPLTHEVDALIVPDDDLTAFTDALIRLMLDPKLRRRLGAAARAKVEREHEPEAVGRQLEAVVLDAIGKEKAP